A window from Flavobacterium gyeonganense encodes these proteins:
- the glp gene encoding gephyrin-like molybdotransferase Glp, with the protein MIQVNEALTIVAENSSKMPLQKIAVRKALGYVLAETVYSPIAMPPFRQSAMDGYAFIHSRKHQYDVVSSSQAGDHSNIKLKENEAVRIFTGAFVPDDADTVVMQEHVMANENSILIAQMPEKFANVRAKGEQINKEDVVFEVNTLITPAAIGFLACLGITEITVYKKPKVAILVTGNELVKPGKKLPKGKIYESNSIMLQAALQTIGIKKTKVFKVKDNLKATKNALKDILEKYDIVLISGGISVGDYDFVKEALLKNGVKELFYKINQKPGKPMFFGSKNETLVFALPGNPASSLTNFYVYVYPAIRNRMGFSDIHLPKLVRKLNAGISNNSGKTLFLKALYDETHVTVLDGQSSAMLNTFATANCLLIVPNDFENLKKEQLVTLLPID; encoded by the coding sequence ATGATACAAGTAAATGAAGCTTTAACAATCGTAGCTGAAAACAGTTCGAAAATGCCATTGCAAAAAATAGCAGTGAGAAAAGCACTGGGATATGTTTTAGCGGAGACGGTTTATTCGCCAATTGCAATGCCGCCGTTTCGCCAGTCCGCAATGGATGGTTATGCTTTCATTCACAGCAGAAAACATCAATACGATGTGGTAAGCAGTTCACAAGCGGGTGATCATTCTAATATAAAACTGAAAGAAAATGAAGCAGTAAGGATTTTTACTGGGGCTTTTGTTCCGGATGATGCGGATACAGTTGTGATGCAGGAGCATGTTATGGCGAATGAAAATTCGATTTTGATTGCCCAAATGCCGGAAAAGTTTGCAAATGTCCGTGCAAAAGGAGAACAGATTAATAAAGAAGATGTTGTTTTTGAAGTGAATACTTTAATTACACCGGCTGCAATTGGTTTTTTGGCTTGTTTAGGAATTACTGAAATTACGGTTTACAAAAAGCCGAAAGTAGCCATTTTAGTTACTGGAAATGAATTGGTAAAGCCAGGAAAAAAATTGCCAAAAGGAAAAATTTACGAAAGTAATTCCATAATGCTTCAGGCGGCACTTCAAACGATTGGTATAAAGAAAACAAAGGTTTTTAAGGTAAAAGACAATCTTAAAGCGACTAAAAATGCTTTAAAAGACATACTGGAAAAATATGATATAGTTTTAATTTCCGGTGGAATTTCAGTTGGGGATTATGATTTTGTTAAAGAAGCATTATTGAAAAACGGAGTCAAAGAACTTTTTTATAAAATCAATCAGAAGCCAGGTAAACCGATGTTTTTCGGTTCTAAAAATGAAACTTTGGTTTTTGCTTTACCGGGAAATCCGGCTTCATCACTGACTAATTTTTATGTATATGTGTATCCGGCAATCCGAAACCGAATGGGATTTTCGGATATTCATCTGCCAAAATTAGTCCGAAAATTAAACGCCGGAATTTCTAATAATTCGGGAAAAACATTGTTCTTAAAAGCTTTGTATGATGAAACCCATGTAACGGTTTTAGACGGCCAGAGCTCAGCAATGCTCAACACTTTTGCAACAGCAAATTGTTTGCTCATTGTACCAAATGATTTTGAAAACCTTAAAAAAGAACAATTGGTAACATTATTGCCGATTGATTAG
- a CDS encoding SusC/RagA family TonB-linked outer membrane protein produces the protein MKKNINVYTLLFFLFFLSGINAQNTTPLIQSKLDGTIVDDITNQPIIGASVIIKGTTHGVQTDTEGKFYFQTGQKFPYTLIISYIGYKKLEFIVEKNPVTIHLKEERQELDELVVVGYGTQKEKDITGSVASVPKANLSQVTSSADNLLRGAVAGVVVTQSSGRPGASSSVRIRGGNSITAGNEPLYVVDGILIYNDNNNSSAGISNAGASLNVLSTINPADIESIEVLKDASATAIYGSRGANGVVIITTKKGTKGQDNISYQGYFGFQNVSKKLHVMNASQWASLRNDVQASIGQAPSFSAAQIEAFKTSGSYDWQDAAFRTAAPVQNHQLSFSGGDERSRYAVSAGYFDQEGTVLGSDFRRISLRINYERNYSQNFKFGINANYSNSLSNGIANNGSGGRNPNPLVSVLLTAPVVPIRNENGSYNVTNNPYATSVNGFVPNPINDLENTINETKINRILTSLFGEYKITKKLTAKVAVSGDIIDTKQNYYAPANTSNGAGTKGSASVGDRLVSSVLNENTLNYNTNFGENHKFSALGGYTLQYTQGEVVNAGANTFVNDANTYNALQDGVAVKPYSDAYESVLKSWLARVNYSYKGKYNFTLSARADGSSRFGSESRWGYFPSAGFSWNITDEEFANNIKGVTEAKLRITAGTTGNQEIGNYLALAQMGSVNYSFGGILYTGLAPTRLSNTDLKWEKTTQYNVGLDLSLFERKINFVFDVYYKKTNDLLISVPVPLTSGYASVLQNIGGVENKGIEIGLNTENLKTENFSWNSNLVFSANRNKVVAIGNGVNQFFPVVPNGSLLQQQPVTVKVGLPLGTFWGYRTNGVFQTQEEVNTQPKINSLANTKVGDRKYVDTNGDGVITALDKGNLGSSQPKFVGSFSNTISYNDFDLNFSFQGSYGAKIFNALNQQLEISTLGTNANVTLEDRWTPTNPSNEIPRATSSPLGIVSERYVEDASFLRLKLITLGYTLPKSTSKKLGAKSVKFYVSAENLVTWTKYTGYDPEVSSYEQNNLYPGIDFGSYPNSKTFISGLNVTF, from the coding sequence ATGAAAAAAAATATAAATGTTTACACATTATTATTTTTCCTGTTTTTTCTATCAGGAATAAATGCACAAAATACAACTCCCCTTATTCAGTCTAAACTGGATGGGACAATAGTGGATGACATTACAAACCAGCCCATTATTGGAGCTTCAGTTATAATTAAAGGAACGACACACGGGGTTCAGACAGATACTGAAGGAAAATTTTATTTTCAAACGGGTCAGAAATTTCCTTACACCTTAATCATAAGTTACATAGGATATAAGAAATTAGAATTTATAGTAGAGAAAAATCCCGTAACGATTCATTTAAAAGAAGAAAGACAAGAACTTGATGAATTAGTTGTTGTAGGTTATGGAACTCAAAAAGAAAAAGACATTACCGGTTCTGTAGCTTCTGTACCAAAAGCAAATTTATCTCAGGTAACTTCATCAGCAGATAATCTGTTGCGAGGCGCAGTTGCCGGAGTGGTAGTAACACAAAGTTCCGGACGTCCAGGTGCATCTTCAAGTGTACGTATACGTGGAGGAAACTCAATCACAGCGGGTAACGAGCCTTTATATGTAGTAGACGGAATTTTAATTTACAATGATAATAATAACAGTTCTGCCGGAATATCAAATGCCGGAGCAAGTTTAAATGTTTTGTCTACTATAAATCCTGCTGATATTGAATCTATTGAAGTTCTTAAAGATGCCTCTGCAACTGCAATTTACGGTTCTCGTGGTGCTAATGGTGTTGTTATTATTACCACTAAAAAAGGAACAAAAGGACAAGATAATATTTCTTACCAAGGTTATTTTGGGTTTCAGAATGTTTCTAAAAAACTTCATGTTATGAATGCCAGCCAATGGGCAAGTTTACGAAATGATGTACAGGCAAGTATTGGTCAGGCTCCATCTTTTTCTGCAGCACAGATAGAAGCATTTAAAACTTCTGGAAGCTACGACTGGCAGGATGCAGCGTTTAGAACTGCGGCTCCGGTTCAAAACCATCAATTGTCATTTTCAGGCGGAGACGAAAGATCAAGATATGCGGTTTCTGCAGGATATTTTGATCAGGAAGGTACTGTTTTGGGATCTGATTTTAGACGTATCTCTCTTCGTATCAATTACGAAAGAAACTATTCTCAAAACTTTAAATTTGGTATTAATGCCAATTATAGTAACTCACTTTCTAATGGCATAGCAAATAACGGAAGCGGCGGAAGAAATCCAAACCCTTTGGTTAGTGTTTTGTTAACTGCTCCTGTAGTGCCAATTAGAAATGAAAACGGAAGTTATAACGTAACTAACAATCCATATGCAACTTCTGTTAACGGTTTTGTTCCAAACCCTATTAATGATTTGGAAAATACAATTAACGAAACTAAAATCAACAGGATTCTAACAAGCTTATTTGGTGAATATAAAATCACTAAAAAACTGACTGCTAAAGTGGCTGTAAGCGGTGATATAATCGATACAAAACAAAACTATTATGCCCCTGCCAATACATCAAATGGTGCAGGAACAAAAGGTTCTGCTTCAGTTGGAGACAGATTAGTAAGTTCTGTTTTAAATGAAAATACGCTGAACTACAATACCAACTTTGGTGAAAACCATAAATTCTCGGCTTTGGGAGGTTATACACTTCAATATACGCAAGGAGAAGTTGTAAATGCCGGTGCTAATACGTTTGTAAATGATGCTAATACTTATAATGCTTTACAAGATGGTGTAGCAGTAAAACCATATAGTGACGCCTACGAAAGTGTTTTAAAATCCTGGCTTGCAAGAGTTAATTATTCTTATAAAGGAAAATACAACTTTACACTTTCTGCCCGTGCCGACGGATCTTCAAGATTTGGTTCTGAATCACGCTGGGGTTATTTCCCGTCAGCAGGTTTCTCATGGAATATTACAGATGAAGAATTTGCAAACAATATCAAAGGTGTAACTGAGGCAAAACTTAGAATTACTGCCGGAACAACAGGAAATCAGGAAATTGGAAACTATCTGGCGTTAGCTCAAATGGGTTCTGTAAACTATTCTTTTGGCGGAATATTATACACAGGACTTGCTCCTACCCGATTATCAAATACGGATTTGAAATGGGAAAAAACAACACAGTATAATGTTGGTTTGGATTTATCATTATTTGAAAGAAAAATCAATTTTGTTTTTGATGTGTATTACAAAAAAACAAACGATTTGTTAATCAGCGTTCCGGTGCCGCTTACTTCCGGATATGCAAGTGTACTTCAAAATATCGGAGGTGTTGAAAATAAAGGTATTGAGATTGGTTTAAATACAGAAAACCTAAAAACAGAAAATTTCTCATGGAATTCGAACCTTGTGTTTTCTGCTAACAGAAACAAAGTGGTAGCAATTGGAAACGGAGTCAATCAGTTTTTTCCAGTAGTTCCAAACGGATCTTTATTGCAGCAGCAGCCTGTTACGGTAAAAGTTGGCCTGCCATTAGGAACTTTCTGGGGATATAGAACAAACGGAGTTTTTCAGACTCAGGAAGAAGTCAACACACAGCCAAAAATCAACAGTTTAGCCAACACAAAAGTAGGAGACAGAAAATATGTTGATACAAACGGAGACGGTGTAATTACAGCTCTTGACAAAGGCAATTTAGGTTCTTCACAGCCAAAATTTGTTGGAAGTTTCAGCAATACCATTTCATACAATGATTTCGATTTAAATTTCTCTTTTCAAGGTTCTTACGGTGCAAAAATCTTCAATGCTTTAAATCAGCAGTTAGAAATTTCAACTCTTGGAACAAATGCAAATGTGACTTTAGAAGATCGCTGGACACCTACAAATCCAAGTAATGAAATTCCGAGAGCAACAAGTTCACCGTTAGGAATTGTTTCTGAGCGTTATGTAGAAGATGCTTCTTTCTTACGATTAAAACTAATCACGCTTGGTTATACATTACCAAAAAGCACTTCTAAAAAACTGGGAGCAAAAAGTGTAAAATTCTATGTTTCTGCAGAAAACCTTGTTACATGGACAAAATACACTGGTTATGATCCTGAGGTAAGTTCATATGAACAAAACAACTTATATCCGGGAATTGATTTTGGTTCTTATCCAAACTCAAAAACATTCATCTCGGGCCTGAACGTAACTTTCTAA
- a CDS encoding RagB/SusD family nutrient uptake outer membrane protein, which produces MKKIIITFLLSAGLFVSCTDLEVTPTSFVTEDKYFITQDDAVASVTAVYASLSLDPGEQSLFGRNLYFLTDMGSDYAAAGVSATNPQVRALSSLTHDATSDRVQVAWRQIYAGINRANVSIDNIPKVTGSEVVKTRLINEAKFIRGLLYFQAVRIWGGVPIVLHEPTSIQLESLKSRRATVDEVYAQIIKDLTDAESLPASYTTADAGRATSGAAKAILAKVYLTRKDWANAILKAREVINGGYGYALFENFQDIFTKTKKNGKEHIFSVQFEPNQAGNGSSGSTFQATSFTGFTATEPADIISDVALFYDIYAAGDVRRDVSYKKQLLNPATGTLYTFPKPIFSKYLDLTNLATPSNVAINFPVIRYADILLSLAEAINEQGAPTAEAYELINQVRRRAFGKPITTPDSTVDLVGLNQTTFRAAIQEERKKEFVQEGQRWFDLVRWGTLVTEIKKVTAKNSVSERNNLYPIPQSERNIDPVGLPQNPGY; this is translated from the coding sequence ATGAAAAAGATTATAATAACATTCCTTTTAAGTGCCGGACTATTTGTATCGTGCACGGACCTGGAGGTAACACCAACCTCTTTTGTAACCGAAGATAAATACTTCATCACTCAGGATGATGCTGTTGCGAGTGTAACAGCGGTTTATGCTTCTTTAAGCCTTGATCCGGGAGAGCAGAGTTTATTTGGAAGAAACCTTTATTTCCTTACAGATATGGGTTCTGATTATGCTGCAGCCGGAGTTTCTGCAACAAACCCACAGGTTAGAGCTTTGAGCAGTTTAACGCACGATGCAACTTCAGACCGTGTTCAGGTGGCTTGGAGACAAATTTATGCGGGAATTAACAGAGCCAATGTTTCGATTGATAATATCCCAAAAGTTACAGGATCTGAAGTTGTAAAAACAAGATTAATCAACGAAGCAAAGTTTATCCGTGGATTACTTTATTTTCAGGCAGTTCGTATTTGGGGCGGTGTTCCAATTGTTTTACACGAACCAACTTCTATTCAATTAGAAAGTTTAAAATCAAGAAGAGCAACTGTAGACGAAGTTTATGCTCAGATTATTAAAGATCTTACAGATGCAGAAAGTTTACCTGCATCTTATACAACTGCTGATGCCGGACGCGCCACTTCCGGAGCTGCAAAAGCGATTTTAGCCAAAGTATATTTAACCCGAAAAGATTGGGCAAATGCTATTTTGAAAGCCAGAGAAGTTATCAACGGCGGATATGGTTATGCTTTATTCGAAAACTTTCAGGATATTTTCACGAAAACAAAAAAGAATGGAAAAGAACATATTTTCTCTGTTCAGTTTGAGCCAAACCAGGCAGGAAACGGTTCTAGCGGAAGCACATTTCAGGCAACTTCATTTACCGGATTTACTGCTACTGAACCGGCAGATATTATTTCGGATGTAGCTTTGTTTTATGATATTTATGCAGCAGGAGATGTAAGAAGAGATGTTAGTTATAAAAAACAATTATTGAATCCCGCTACAGGAACACTTTATACTTTTCCAAAACCTATTTTTAGCAAATATCTTGACCTGACCAATTTAGCAACTCCTTCAAATGTAGCTATTAATTTTCCTGTTATTCGTTATGCAGACATCTTATTGTCTCTGGCAGAAGCTATCAATGAACAAGGAGCGCCAACTGCTGAAGCTTATGAATTGATTAATCAGGTAAGAAGAAGAGCTTTTGGAAAACCAATCACAACGCCAGACTCAACAGTAGATTTAGTTGGATTAAACCAAACCACTTTCAGAGCAGCGATTCAGGAAGAGCGCAAAAAAGAGTTTGTTCAGGAAGGTCAAAGATGGTTTGATTTGGTAAGATGGGGAACTTTAGTTACTGAAATCAAAAAGGTAACTGCAAAAAATTCAGTTTCAGAACGTAATAATCTGTATCCAATTCCGCAAAGCGAAAGAAATATTGATCCGGTAGGATTACCCCAAAATCCAGGCTATTAA
- a CDS encoding arylsulfatase, translating into MKKFKNNSRIKSPTRGILITALLATQFGFAQENQNAEFKGVFGKTLADSKEYWPEPLKAPKGAPNVVWILLDDVGFGASSAFGGLIDTPTFDALANNGLRYTNFHTTAICAPTRAALLTGRNSGRVHVSGFSHTILSAGFPGWDGRIPSDKGTIAEILRESGYNTFAVGKYGVTPDEDATDAGPFDRWPTGKGFDHFYGFLGSQTDQYNPDLVEDQVHIKPDGRHLNELITDKAISYIQKQQKAAPGKPFFLYYAPGAAHAPHQVAKEWSDKYKGKFDEGWDVYRERVLANQKKLGVIPANAVLPERNPLIGEWKKLTPDQKKVYARFMEVYAGFLTYTDAEIGRVVNYLKETDQFDNTLIFVAIGDNGASKEGSLVGTINQSLFAQGTSDEKNLQDNLANIGEIGTPQGRNTNYPLGWAQATNAPFKNWKQDAQSEGGTRNPLIIHYPNGIKDKGGIRNQYSHVNDILPTTLDIAGIKAPEYIKGIKQDVIQGSSLYTSLNNAKAESLHKVQYYYIFGNRAIYKDGWKAAAAHLPDSFAVKKSLGSNEKPAPSNFDTDVWELYNLNEDFNERNNLAKKYPEKLAELQKLFDEQAKENNVYPLIDWQDVYNRRIHNTGADKGKTVSDLIKQATKPGGTNN; encoded by the coding sequence ATGAAAAAATTTAAAAACAACAGTAGAATCAAAAGTCCAACAAGAGGGATTTTGATTACAGCACTACTAGCAACTCAGTTTGGATTTGCACAGGAGAATCAAAATGCAGAATTTAAAGGAGTTTTTGGTAAAACATTGGCAGATTCAAAAGAATATTGGCCTGAGCCGTTAAAAGCCCCAAAAGGCGCTCCAAATGTGGTTTGGATTTTACTGGATGATGTAGGATTTGGCGCTTCCAGTGCTTTTGGAGGGTTAATTGACACACCTACTTTTGACGCTTTGGCAAATAATGGATTGCGTTATACCAATTTTCATACAACCGCTATTTGTGCCCCTACCCGTGCGGCTTTATTGACTGGAAGAAATTCAGGAAGAGTTCACGTTAGCGGATTTTCACATACGATTTTGTCTGCAGGTTTCCCAGGTTGGGATGGAAGAATTCCATCTGATAAAGGAACTATTGCAGAGATTTTAAGAGAAAGTGGTTATAACACTTTTGCAGTAGGGAAATACGGTGTAACTCCGGATGAAGATGCTACAGATGCAGGTCCGTTTGACAGATGGCCAACCGGAAAAGGTTTCGATCATTTCTATGGTTTCTTAGGATCACAAACCGATCAGTACAATCCTGATTTGGTAGAAGATCAGGTGCATATAAAACCTGACGGCCGCCATCTGAACGAATTAATTACCGATAAAGCAATAAGTTATATTCAGAAACAACAAAAAGCAGCTCCCGGAAAACCATTCTTTTTATATTATGCACCCGGAGCAGCTCATGCACCTCATCAGGTAGCAAAGGAATGGAGTGATAAATACAAAGGAAAATTCGACGAAGGGTGGGATGTGTATCGTGAAAGAGTTTTGGCAAACCAAAAGAAACTGGGTGTAATTCCTGCCAATGCGGTTTTACCTGAGCGTAACCCATTGATTGGGGAATGGAAAAAACTGACTCCGGATCAAAAGAAGGTATACGCAAGATTTATGGAGGTTTATGCAGGATTCCTGACGTATACCGATGCTGAAATTGGAAGAGTTGTAAATTACCTCAAAGAAACCGATCAATTTGATAACACTTTAATTTTTGTTGCAATTGGTGATAACGGAGCCAGTAAAGAAGGCAGTCTGGTAGGTACTATCAACCAAAGTCTTTTTGCTCAGGGCACATCTGACGAAAAAAACCTTCAGGATAATTTAGCTAACATCGGTGAAATTGGAACTCCTCAGGGACGTAATACCAATTACCCTTTGGGCTGGGCACAAGCTACGAATGCACCGTTTAAAAACTGGAAACAGGATGCTCAGTCAGAAGGAGGAACGCGTAATCCTTTGATTATTCATTATCCAAACGGAATAAAAGATAAAGGCGGAATCAGGAATCAATACAGCCACGTAAACGATATTTTACCTACTACGCTTGATATTGCAGGAATCAAAGCTCCGGAATATATTAAAGGAATTAAACAGGATGTCATCCAGGGCTCTTCTTTATATACTTCTTTAAATAATGCTAAAGCAGAGTCGTTACACAAAGTGCAATACTACTATATTTTTGGAAATAGAGCCATTTACAAAGATGGATGGAAAGCAGCCGCAGCGCATTTGCCAGATTCTTTCGCGGTAAAAAAATCTTTAGGTAGTAACGAAAAACCTGCTCCAAGCAATTTCGATACCGATGTTTGGGAATTATATAACCTCAACGAAGACTTTAATGAACGTAATAATCTGGCGAAAAAATATCCTGAAAAACTAGCTGAACTTCAAAAATTATTTGACGAACAAGCAAAAGAAAACAATGTTTATCCATTGATTGACTGGCAGGATGTTTACAATAGAAGAATTCACAATACAGGTGCCGATAAAGGAAAAACAGTTTCTGACCTCATCAAACAAGCAACTAAACCAGGCGGAACCAATAACTAA
- a CDS encoding sterol desaturase family protein produces the protein MATVQNSNKNLKRDLSISLFIYALPVFAIYLYFKLSNNVVSESHIALPAFLEFAKPAFQNIRTWGLTVFMIVLGIIEFTAGLYDDEWTGEERKIDIVSFLAPKLILPAVISFFSLQVLPVLIPNLENALSWVPFWGGFFLIAVADDLTQYWYHRLHHQVPFLWRFHRTHHSAPYMGMAMLSRQNFIYTIFFSQIYLTATLTFLGLGLPALFVLVIKSIITLTAHSSIAWDKPFYKYKVLHPIAWVLERLISTPATHHAHHADTSGDGVGHFKGNFGNMFFIWDVIFGTGLITRQFPKSYGIKSYKQEEWYAQFLWPIFKSKKEGSALAEGVLSVPLKQTPVVENQPVLETVQS, from the coding sequence ATGGCAACAGTTCAAAATTCAAACAAAAATCTGAAAAGAGATTTAAGCATTAGTCTTTTTATATACGCATTACCGGTATTTGCAATTTACCTGTATTTTAAATTAAGTAATAACGTGGTAAGCGAATCGCACATTGCATTACCCGCTTTTCTGGAGTTTGCAAAACCTGCTTTCCAAAACATCCGTACCTGGGGATTAACCGTTTTTATGATTGTCCTGGGCATTATAGAATTTACAGCAGGTCTTTACGATGATGAATGGACAGGCGAAGAACGCAAAATTGACATTGTTAGTTTCCTTGCTCCAAAATTAATTTTACCAGCGGTTATTTCTTTTTTCAGCTTACAGGTTTTACCAGTTTTGATTCCGAATCTTGAAAATGCACTTTCTTGGGTTCCGTTTTGGGGAGGTTTTTTCTTAATAGCGGTTGCAGATGATTTGACCCAATACTGGTATCACCGTTTACATCATCAGGTTCCCTTTTTGTGGCGTTTTCACAGAACACATCATTCGGCTCCATATATGGGAATGGCAATGCTTTCAAGACAAAACTTTATTTACACGATCTTTTTCTCTCAGATTTACTTAACAGCCACTTTAACCTTCTTAGGTTTAGGGCTTCCCGCTTTGTTTGTATTGGTTATAAAAAGCATCATCACATTAACGGCACACTCCAGTATCGCCTGGGACAAACCGTTTTACAAATACAAAGTTTTACATCCGATTGCATGGGTTTTAGAACGTTTAATTTCGACTCCGGCTACGCATCACGCACACCATGCAGATACAAGCGGTGATGGCGTTGGTCATTTTAAAGGAAACTTCGGAAACATGTTTTTTATCTGGGATGTCATTTTCGGAACAGGTTTAATTACCAGACAATTTCCAAAATCGTACGGAATCAAATCCTACAAGCAGGAAGAATGGTACGCACAGTTTCTTTGGCCGATATTCAAATCTAAAAAAGAAGGAAGCGCACTGGCAGAAGGAGTTCTTTCTGTACCCTTAAAACAAACTCCGGTTGTTGAAAATCAGCCTGTACTAGAAACCGTTCAATCCTAA
- a CDS encoding thioredoxin domain-containing protein: MKNKIFKNSISALTLFVTIIGFAQNKSSNTISLDRYYSKIQNEKNPQIIDARGPEEFALNHINGAVNFNLESKDYAQQIAKLDKTRPVFTYSIGAGRSVWLADDLLKKGFKEAYSLEGGIANWIGNGKPFYANSKSKLTLAEYNTIISENKDVLVDIGSTYCGACKKVKPVLETIKTQYGTNLKVIEIDLEDNPQFIADLKIIKVFPTLILYKNGKIVFKKEGTADLKKEVDVALAQNN; this comes from the coding sequence ATGAAAAATAAAATATTTAAAAACAGCATCTCTGCCCTAACCCTTTTTGTAACAATTATTGGTTTTGCACAAAATAAAAGTTCAAATACAATCTCGCTGGATCGTTATTACAGTAAAATTCAAAATGAGAAAAACCCACAGATAATTGATGCAAGAGGGCCTGAAGAATTTGCCCTGAACCACATTAACGGAGCGGTAAATTTTAATCTGGAATCGAAAGATTATGCTCAGCAGATTGCGAAATTAGATAAAACAAGGCCCGTTTTTACCTATTCTATCGGAGCAGGAAGAAGTGTGTGGCTGGCAGATGATTTATTAAAGAAAGGTTTTAAGGAAGCTTATAGTTTAGAGGGTGGAATTGCAAACTGGATTGGCAACGGAAAACCATTTTATGCTAATTCAAAAAGTAAATTAACGTTGGCAGAATACAATACCATAATCTCTGAAAATAAAGATGTTTTGGTAGATATTGGATCCACTTATTGTGGTGCCTGTAAAAAAGTTAAACCTGTTCTGGAAACCATCAAAACTCAATATGGCACGAATCTGAAAGTAATAGAAATTGATCTTGAAGATAATCCGCAATTCATAGCCGACTTGAAAATAATAAAAGTTTTTCCAACCTTGATTTTATATAAAAACGGCAAAATAGTTTTCAAAAAAGAAGGTACAGCCGATTTGAAAAAAGAGGTTGATGTGGCTTTGGCACAAAATAATTAA
- a CDS encoding YeiH family protein: protein MSIKTKQLNLHEDWTVVLLGFLIIGISLFVFLPEVPVFKWSNGSDLLKDVFAIGNMQVLLVQFIYLLIIGSIAAFLIGKSVKNFLLGFPIVYLLTVLALIIAGNSFIKGLNLEAVIFSLIIGLAIGNFFKLPEWFRSALSTEVFVKIGLVLLGTSVIFSDILKAGSLGLIQALVVVLSVWYFAFWLCKKLKVDDELTMMISSAVSICGVSAAIATSGAIKGDSKKLSYVISMVLVTAIPMMIFMPIIAKYFNFPEEVTGAWLGGSIDTSGAVVASGTLVGETALKISTIVKFSQNVLLGLAAFAISVYWTYTHNKSEEALASKPTLGVIWERFPKFVIGFILASVIFSFLITSETRDTVKDSLKNIQGIWFALAFTSIGLETNFKDLFSNNTKKPLYAFLIAQFFNVVITLIIAFLLFGK, encoded by the coding sequence ATGTCAATTAAAACTAAACAACTTAACCTTCATGAAGACTGGACAGTCGTACTATTAGGATTCTTAATCATCGGCATTTCGCTGTTTGTATTTCTTCCAGAAGTACCAGTATTCAAATGGTCCAACGGATCTGATTTACTAAAAGATGTATTTGCTATCGGAAATATGCAAGTTCTGTTGGTTCAGTTTATTTATCTGCTTATTATCGGAAGTATCGCTGCTTTTTTAATTGGCAAATCTGTAAAAAATTTTTTGTTGGGTTTCCCAATCGTTTATCTGTTAACTGTTTTAGCTTTGATTATAGCAGGAAATAGTTTTATAAAAGGACTCAATTTAGAAGCGGTAATTTTTAGTTTGATAATTGGTCTGGCAATTGGTAATTTTTTCAAACTTCCGGAATGGTTTCGCTCAGCACTTTCTACAGAAGTATTTGTAAAAATCGGGTTGGTTTTATTGGGAACCAGCGTCATTTTTTCAGATATTCTAAAAGCGGGTTCTTTAGGATTAATTCAGGCTTTAGTTGTCGTTTTATCAGTTTGGTATTTTGCTTTCTGGCTTTGTAAAAAACTTAAAGTCGATGATGAACTGACGATGATGATTTCGAGTGCTGTTTCTATTTGCGGGGTTTCGGCTGCTATTGCAACTTCAGGAGCAATTAAAGGCGATTCGAAAAAACTGTCGTATGTGATTTCTATGGTATTGGTAACGGCCATTCCGATGATGATCTTCATGCCGATTATTGCAAAATATTTCAATTTTCCTGAAGAAGTAACCGGAGCATGGCTGGGGGGAAGTATCGATACTTCCGGAGCTGTTGTGGCATCAGGAACATTGGTGGGAGAAACAGCTTTAAAAATCAGTACCATTGTCAAATTCTCTCAAAATGTTTTATTGGGACTGGCTGCTTTCGCTATATCGGTTTATTGGACTTATACTCATAATAAATCAGAAGAAGCTCTTGCTTCAAAACCAACTTTAGGAGTGATCTGGGAACGTTTTCCAAAATTTGTAATTGGTTTTATTTTGGCTTCAGTTATATTTTCTTTCCTGATTACTTCTGAAACGAGAGATACCGTAAAAGACAGTCTGAAAAATATACAGGGAATTTGGTTTGCCCTAGCTTTTACCAGTATCGGTTTAGAAACGAACTTTAAAGATTTATTCAGCAACAACACTAAAAAACCATTGTATGCATTTTTGATTGCGCAGTTTTTTAATGTGGTTATTACACTGATTATTGCTTTTTTATTGTTTGGAAAATAA